A stretch of the Pseudomonas sp. ACM7 genome encodes the following:
- the rpsB gene encoding 30S ribosomal protein S2 produces the protein MSQVNMRDMLKAGVHFGHQTRYWNPKMGKYIFGARNKIHIINLEKTLPMFNEALTFVERLAQGKNKILFVGTKRSAGKIVAEEAARCGSPYVDHRWLGGMLTNFKTIRASIKRLRDLEVQAEDGTFAKLTKKEALMRTRDLEKLDRSLGGIKDMGGLPDALFVIDVDHERIAITEANKLGIPVIGVVDTNSSPEGVDYIIPGNDDAIRAIQLYMGSMADAVIRGRNHVAGGTEQFVEEAPVAAAE, from the coding sequence ATGTCCCAAGTCAACATGCGCGATATGCTGAAGGCCGGTGTGCACTTCGGTCACCAGACCCGTTACTGGAACCCGAAAATGGGTAAATACATTTTCGGCGCGCGTAACAAGATCCACATCATCAACCTTGAAAAAACCCTGCCAATGTTCAACGAAGCTCTGACTTTCGTAGAGCGTCTGGCCCAGGGCAAAAACAAGATTCTGTTCGTCGGCACCAAGCGTTCCGCTGGCAAGATCGTTGCTGAAGAAGCAGCACGTTGCGGTTCGCCGTACGTCGATCACCGCTGGTTGGGCGGCATGCTGACCAACTTCAAAACCATCCGTGCTTCCATCAAGCGTCTGCGTGACCTTGAAGTGCAAGCCGAAGACGGTACTTTCGCCAAGCTGACCAAGAAAGAAGCGCTGATGCGCACTCGCGATCTTGAGAAGCTCGATCGTTCCCTGGGTGGTATCAAGGACATGGGCGGTCTGCCAGACGCTCTGTTCGTTATCGACGTTGATCACGAGCGCATCGCGATCACCGAAGCCAACAAGCTGGGCATCCCGGTTATCGGCGTAGTCGACACCAACAGCAGCCCGGAAGGCGTTGACTACATCATCCCAGGCAACGATGACGCAATCCGCGCTATCCAGCTGTACATGGGTTCGATGGCTGACGCTGTAATCCGCGGTCGCAACCACGTTGCTGGCGGCACCGAGCAGTTCGTTGAAGAAGCTCCGGTAGCAGCAGCTGAGTAA